TTTGAGGGATCTGCTTGAAAAAGGAAATCTAAAGCGTAAACATGTTGAAGAGTATAAGAATCAGTTTTATCGTTCACTAAGAAATGAGATTGAAACACAAAAACAGGCCTTCTTTGCAGAGGGAGGTGAAGAGATTGATTTTGTAGCAACGGAACCTGAAATTTACAATGAGGGAAAAGAGCTTCTTCAAAAAATTAAAGAGAAGCGTGCAGAGCTTGTTGCAAAAGAGGATGCTCAGAAAGAGAAGAATGTTGAAAGAAAACTTTCTATAATAAATCAAATTAAATTACTGACCGAAACTCAGGGGCATGAAGATTTTAACAAGACCTATCAGGAGTTTAAATCACTGCAGCAGGAGTGGAACGAAATAAAACTTATTCCACAATCCAAGGTTAATGAATTGTGGAAATCTTACCAACGATATGTAGAAAAGTTCTATGACCTGGTCAGAATAAACAATGAGTTCAGGGAATATGATTTCAAGAAGAATCTTGAGTTAAAAACAGATCTCTGTGAAGCGGCTGAGCGACTTGATGAAGAACCAGATGTGATTTCTGCTTTTCATCAGCTGCAGAATCTGCATCAGGAGTGGAGAGAGACCGGTCCGGTTTCCAGAAAAGACAGAGAGGAAATTTGGAACAGGTTTAAGGCTGCATCAACAAAAATCAATAAAAAATATCAGGCTCATTTTGAGGAACTGAGAAGTAAAGAAGATGAGAATTTAGAGCTAAAAACTGCAATTTGTGAGAAGTTAGAAGCTATTGATTATTCAAAAATAAAAACCATTAAAGATTGGAACAGGAGCGTAAAAGAAGTGCTGGAACTTCAGTCCCAGTGGCGTAAGATTGGCTATGTTCCAAGAAAATGGAATACAAAAATTTACAAACGTTACCGTGCGGCCTGCGATTTGTTCTTTAAAAATAAAAATGATTATTATAAGTCTCTAAGAGGAGAGATGGAGGATAATTTAAAGAAGAAGTTAGAGCTGTGTGAACGTGCCGAAGCTTTGAAGGAGAGCACCGACTGGAAAAAAACAACTCAGGAAATGATAGATATTCAAAAAGAGTGGAAATCCATCGGTATTATACCTCGTAAATATGTAGATAGTGTCTGGAAACGTTTTATCACGGCCTGCGATTACTTCTTTGAACAAAAGAAGCTTAATACTTCCTCACGATACGATGAAGAGGCAAGAAATCTTGAGGCTAAAAGGGCAATAGTACAAACAATAAAGAATCTTGATAAATCACTCGATACTGATAAAGCATTATCAGCACTTCGTGAACTGATGGATCAGTGGTACTCAATAGGGCACGTTCCATATAAACTTAAGGATATCACTTATCGCGAATTTTATGACGCCACAGAAGAGCAGTTTGATAGATTGAATATTGATAAAACAGACCGTAAGCTGGAAAGTTTTAAAACAAATATTTCTGATCTAGCCAGATCAGGTAATGCAAAGAATCAGCTTTATCATGAACGTGAGAAACTGATGCGTCAGTATGACCGTATGAAAAATGAACTACAGACCTATGAAAATAATATAGGATTTTTATCAGTTTCTTCTAAAAAAGGTAATCATTTGTTAGATGATATGAATTCTAAAGTTGAAAAAATTAAGTCTGAGCTTCAATTGATAATCAGAAAAATAGAAGCTGTGGATAAAGAGTTGTGATACAGGTGATTACACTAATTGATATAGCGAACGGGATATCCCGTTCGCTTTTTTTTTGAATAATATTTACTATTTTATGAGACAATATTTAGAGTGTATATATAGCAATTTGGATAGTTTTGTACAATTACAGGAGAAAACCACTCTTTTAATTTGAAATAATTATGTAATAATATCTGAAAAATGAAAAAATTGTTTTTATCATCATTTATATTTCTAATGTCCATATCAATTATTTCTCAAGAATCATTTAAAAATGTTCCTCTTGCTGATCCTTTTATATTATTATATGAAGGTACATATTATGCATACGGTACAGGATCACCTGATGGAATAGAAGTTATCACCTCAAATGATCTTATAAATTGGAATAGGGTTGATAATGGACGAAATGGATTAGCCCTGCATAAGAATGATAGTTATGGAGAAAAATGGTTCTGGGCCCCTGAAGTTTACTTTATAAATGGTAAGTTTTATATGTACTACTCTGCAGAGGAACATATGTGTGTGGCTACTTCAGACTCACCATTAGGTCCTTTTGTTCAGGATATAAAACAGCCAATGTTGCCTGGTGAGAAAACTATAGATAACACTCTTTTTATTGATGAAGATGGCACTCCTTACCTTTTTTTTGATAGGTTTAATGATGGTTTGAATATTTGGGTTGCAGAACTAGAAGATGATCTTAAAACAATAAAAAAGGAGACACTTCATCCCTGTATCCATGTTTCACAAGAGTGGGAAGAGGTATGGCCAAGGGTAAATGAGGGTGCATTTGTAATTAAACAAAATGGAACTTATTATATGACTTATTCAGCCAACAGCTATGAAAGTCAATATTATGGAATTGGTTGTGCAACTGCTACTGATATTATGGGTGAGTGGACAAAATATTCCCATAATCCACTATTGCAGATACCAGGTAATCTTTATGGAGTAGGGCACAGTTCAATGTTTAAGGATAATGATGGGAATTGGAGAATCGTATTTCATGCACATCAGAGTGAAAATGAAATACATCCCAGGAATATGTTTATAAGCAAAGTTTATTTTAAAAAGATAGGAGGTGAAGATATATTACAAATAGATCCCAATTTTATCACACCAGTGATAGTTAACGACTGATTTAATATTTTGATTTTGATGATATTATAATCTTAATTTATAAAGCTCCGATTTTAATGTTTATGACTTTGAATATTTAAAAGGAAAATTTAATAACCTAAACAAATGAAATGAAAATGGAAAGATGTTTAAAATTATGCAAGGGAATATTTCTCGCGTTAGCGTGGATAATAGCCCAAAGCTTGTCTGCTCAGACTATTACAGTGAGCGGTAATGTTAGCGATGTATCCGGTGAACCACTAATTGGTGTTACCATACAGGTAGCAAATTCCTCTGTGGGAACAGTTACCAATTTCAATGGTAACTATACTCTAAGCGGTGTTTCACCTAATGCTGTTTTAGAAGTCTCATATGTCGGTATGACTACTCAGCGTATTAATGTTAATGGTCGTACTAATATCGACATAGTAATGTCAGAAGATACAGAAATACTTAGTGAGGTAGTTGTAACCGGTTTCGGTTTATCTCAGAGAAAAGAGTCTTTGACTTCAGCTATCTCTGTAATTGGAGCAGAAGACATAAGCAGGTCTCAGGCTTCAACTTCTTCAGGAGCGTTAGTTGGTAAGATTCCGGGTATCAACTCTCGTCAGGTGGATGGACGTCCTGGTGCATCAACTAATATCCAGATCAGAAATATGGGTGCACCATTATATGTAATTGATGGTATACAATCTGATGAGGGTCAATTTAATAATATTGACTTTAACGATATTGAGACAATAACTGTTTTGAAAGATGCCTCTGCATCAATTTATGGTGTAAGGGCAGCAAATGGTGTTGTTGTTGTTACTACAAAAAAAGGTTCAAGAAATTCCAAAAATACAGTAACACTTAATACTTATTATGGATGGCAAAGCCTATATGCTTTCCCAAAACCTGCAACAGCTGAGACTTATATAACTAACTATATTCAGTCGCAGACAGTTCAGGGAGCCACTAACTACACTTATACAAAAGAAGACTACGAAAAATGGAAAAAAGGAACTGAAAAGGGTTATGTTCCATTTGACTGGTATGATTTTATTTGGGAAGTATCTCCTCAGACTTATGTAAATGCTAACGTATCTGGAGGTTCTGAAAATATAAATTACTATCTGAGTGTTGGTAATTTGAAGCAGGATGCAATGATTGTTAACTATGGTGGGTTCCAGAGAACAAACGTTCAGATGAATGTTACTGCCAATATTACTGACCGTTTCAAAGTTGGTGGTGGTATGAATGGACGTATCGAGACCAGGAAGAACCCGGGTGTACCTGAAGTAGACGACTACTGGATGCCTCGTTTCGGTACTTTCAGAAACTTGCCTACAAGAAGACCATTTGCTAATGACAATCCTCTCTATCCAACTTTAACTTCAACAAACCCTGCCACAAACTTTGGCTGGCTTACATATGACTTGTCAGGTACTTTCCAAAATACATGGAGAGTTGGTCAGTTGAACTTTGATGCTGAATATGAGCTGTTTGATGGATTAAAAGCCAAAGGATTATTTAGTTATTATTTAGCTAATCAAAGGCTTGATAATCATGAATATACTTATAAGCTTTATGGATATGATGAAGATACAGATACTTATCCTGTAATTTTCGAAAATAATAACCCATGGCGTGAGAGAACTCAAGGTTATGTAGAAGAGGTTACAACTAATATACAGCTAAACTATGATAAAAGATTCGGAGATCACAACGTGTCAGCTGTATTAGGTGCAGAAACTATAAAAAGAGATACTCCTTCTACATGGGTACACTCTATTCCTACATCAAACGCATTGAATCTTATAGACTATGAAACCATGGATACATACGATGATACAGGAAATAATACACAGGCACGACTTGGTTATATCGGAAGATTTAACTACGACTATGCAGGAAAATATCTAGTTGAATTTTCCGGTAGATACGATGGTTCATGGAAATTCCCACCAAACCACAGATGGGGATTCTTCCCTTCAGCATCAGTTGGATGGAGAATTTCAGAAGAATCTTTCTGGAGAGAAAGTAAATTGACAAATGTATTTTACGACTTAAAACTCAGAGCATCATATGGTTTACTAGGAGATGATAATGTAAGTGGATATAATGCTTTCGATTATATGTCAGGTTACTCATATAAAAATGGAGGATCTGTTATTGATGGAATGTATACATTAGGAACTGTACCTCGTGGTCTGCCTGTAACTACATTGTCATGGATAAAAGCTAAAATACTTGATATTGGTATGGATGCAAGTTTCTTTGATGGTAAACTTACAGGTTCATTCGACTTTTTCAGACGTATGAGAACTGGACTACCTGCATCAAAATATGACATCTTGTTACCTTCTGAAGTTGGATTCAGCTTGCCAAGAGAGAATTTGAACTCTGATATGCATATGGGTTATGATTTAATGGCTAAATGGACTGCAAAAGCAGGTGATTTGACCTATTCAATTGGTGGAAATGCTACCTACTCAAGATTTTATGATTGGGAACAGTACAAGCCACGATTCAGTAACTCATGGAACGTTTACAGAAATTCAATAGAAAAACGTTATGGATATCTAAACTGGGGCCTTCAGGCAGATGGTCAGTTCCAGAGCTGGGAAGAGATTGCAACTTGGCCAATTGACAACGACCGTCAGGGTAACAGAACTCTTCGTCCTGGTGATATAAAGTATGTGGATGTTAATGGTGACGGTGTTATTAACTGGTTGGATGAACGTCCAATTGGTTATCGTCAGGATTCAACACCTATTTTCAACTACGGTATGAATTTCTACTTTAAGTGGAAAGGTTTTGATCTTGCATTCGACCTTACAGGAGGTGCTCTTTCTACATGGTACCAGGAGTGGGAACAGAGAAATCCTTTCCATGATGGAGGTAATAATCCTCAGTACTACATGGAAGATACATGGAG
This window of the Lascolabacillus massiliensis genome carries:
- a CDS encoding DUF349 domain-containing protein; translation: MNTTNNLENEKLPVNEVESDNNLQSEQTEQETSSVESQSVNEAESEKEIDYDLDDAHIEDESESEEDEIDEDTVSEDSSAVLLSIEEIIQHLRDLLEKGNLKRKHVEEYKNQFYRSLRNEIETQKQAFFAEGGEEIDFVATEPEIYNEGKELLQKIKEKRAELVAKEDAQKEKNVERKLSIINQIKLLTETQGHEDFNKTYQEFKSLQQEWNEIKLIPQSKVNELWKSYQRYVEKFYDLVRINNEFREYDFKKNLELKTDLCEAAERLDEEPDVISAFHQLQNLHQEWRETGPVSRKDREEIWNRFKAASTKINKKYQAHFEELRSKEDENLELKTAICEKLEAIDYSKIKTIKDWNRSVKEVLELQSQWRKIGYVPRKWNTKIYKRYRAACDLFFKNKNDYYKSLRGEMEDNLKKKLELCERAEALKESTDWKKTTQEMIDIQKEWKSIGIIPRKYVDSVWKRFITACDYFFEQKKLNTSSRYDEEARNLEAKRAIVQTIKNLDKSLDTDKALSALRELMDQWYSIGHVPYKLKDITYREFYDATEEQFDRLNIDKTDRKLESFKTNISDLARSGNAKNQLYHEREKLMRQYDRMKNELQTYENNIGFLSVSSKKGNHLLDDMNSKVEKIKSELQLIIRKIEAVDKEL
- a CDS encoding glycoside hydrolase family 43 protein, with the protein product MSISIISQESFKNVPLADPFILLYEGTYYAYGTGSPDGIEVITSNDLINWNRVDNGRNGLALHKNDSYGEKWFWAPEVYFINGKFYMYYSAEEHMCVATSDSPLGPFVQDIKQPMLPGEKTIDNTLFIDEDGTPYLFFDRFNDGLNIWVAELEDDLKTIKKETLHPCIHVSQEWEEVWPRVNEGAFVIKQNGTYYMTYSANSYESQYYGIGCATATDIMGEWTKYSHNPLLQIPGNLYGVGHSSMFKDNDGNWRIVFHAHQSENEIHPRNMFISKVYFKKIGGEDILQIDPNFITPVIVND
- a CDS encoding SusC/RagA family TonB-linked outer membrane protein, coding for MERCLKLCKGIFLALAWIIAQSLSAQTITVSGNVSDVSGEPLIGVTIQVANSSVGTVTNFNGNYTLSGVSPNAVLEVSYVGMTTQRINVNGRTNIDIVMSEDTEILSEVVVTGFGLSQRKESLTSAISVIGAEDISRSQASTSSGALVGKIPGINSRQVDGRPGASTNIQIRNMGAPLYVIDGIQSDEGQFNNIDFNDIETITVLKDASASIYGVRAANGVVVVTTKKGSRNSKNTVTLNTYYGWQSLYAFPKPATAETYITNYIQSQTVQGATNYTYTKEDYEKWKKGTEKGYVPFDWYDFIWEVSPQTYVNANVSGGSENINYYLSVGNLKQDAMIVNYGGFQRTNVQMNVTANITDRFKVGGGMNGRIETRKNPGVPEVDDYWMPRFGTFRNLPTRRPFANDNPLYPTLTSTNPATNFGWLTYDLSGTFQNTWRVGQLNFDAEYELFDGLKAKGLFSYYLANQRLDNHEYTYKLYGYDEDTDTYPVIFENNNPWRERTQGYVEEVTTNIQLNYDKRFGDHNVSAVLGAETIKRDTPSTWVHSIPTSNALNLIDYETMDTYDDTGNNTQARLGYIGRFNYDYAGKYLVEFSGRYDGSWKFPPNHRWGFFPSASVGWRISEESFWRESKLTNVFYDLKLRASYGLLGDDNVSGYNAFDYMSGYSYKNGGSVIDGMYTLGTVPRGLPVTTLSWIKAKILDIGMDASFFDGKLTGSFDFFRRMRTGLPASKYDILLPSEVGFSLPRENLNSDMHMGYDLMAKWTAKAGDLTYSIGGNATYSRFYDWEQYKPRFSNSWNVYRNSIEKRYGYLNWGLQADGQFQSWEEIATWPIDNDRQGNRTLRPGDIKYVDVNGDGVINWLDERPIGYRQDSTPIFNYGMNFYFKWKGFDLAFDLTGGALSTWYQEWEQRNPFHDGGNNPQYYMEDTWRLSDIWDANSELIPGKYPMLLIGNSNHSNYWNSTFWKKNVKYIKLRNLEFGYNFPKSIVEKASLSDLRLYLAGQNLVGLTNLIGVDPEIQETNGLAYPTTRIVNIGLTVKF